The Tripterygium wilfordii isolate XIE 37 chromosome 23, ASM1340144v1, whole genome shotgun sequence genomic sequence attaaataaaaatattgattgatttaCAACAGCAACATCAGCTATCCTTTCATATATACCTGCGGATCTGTGCACCGAATACCATCTATCCATTCCATTACTAAAACACGCGAACCAGAGAGCTTTCTATAAACCCGTGGAATTTTAACAGTGGGATCATCTTTGAAGTTCTCCAAAAAATCTTCAATATTTCCTGCTTCCTGAGTGAGAACAACACATAGTATCAGAGTAGAATAATTTTAACTCTATGAATCAATGTATGACCGCAAGAAACTCAAATTCAATACTTGCATTAGACAATCCATTATAATACCGTGCCTGCTAAAAATGCACAGTAAACCACATAGAAAACGCCACATCTCAATTTGATACTATGTTTCAAGCATTAAAAAAAGGTCATTATGAGAAGCCTTGAAACTTACCAATGTATAATCAAGCTCCTCCAAAAGCTTCTCTCCAAATTCGTCAACTATCAACTCAGCGTTGCACCCCAGTTTCTGTAGACTGATGCCATTTAAGAAAGAAGCAAGAGTTCTGAAGAGAAAAAGATCTCTATAGATAATGGGTTCTATCTCAGGCCTTTGCACCTGCAAGTAGACAGCATTCATGTTTAGAAACTTTTGAACCATTATTGCGAGATTTCTAACAACTTTAACCACAATTGATTCTTTCCgaagcaaaaagaaaaggtcTTCATAATCTTAATAGGCCAAGACTACTGAGAAGAAAGTACTAAATGAATGAATAATTTTTGTGAAAacataatttttcatgtttcagagCTCAAGTCAAGCGCAAGGAAGCAAATCTACGAGTCATAGCAGAGTTTCTGAGCAACCTAAACAGTAATCGTGACATGAATAATAACAACAAGAGGCTCTGAGAAACCTATTACAACCTTAATTGCAACATCTTCTCCGTTAGCACGTAAGGTGGCTTTATAAACTTGGCCCAAGCTTGCAGCTGCTATTGTTTTTGACGAAATTTTGCTGAACACAGTTTCAAGAGGTTGTCCCAATTCCTCCTCCATTATGTTGAATGCAACCTATCAAAAGATATGCCAGCTGAGCAAAAAATTAAAAGGCACTGACTAGTCCTtaattgaataaaaatattCCAGGAAAGTGTGTTTTTGCCTGATTGGGGAAAGGAGGAACATCATCCTGAAGAATGCAAAGTTCATTCATATAGTCTTCTCTAATGATATCTGGTCTGGTGGAGAGTACCTGCCGAAAAAAAGGGAACTACTCAGTAACATTCAAACTTCAGAGCTTAATTGGGTAAGTTCAGCAAAGTCGCTGGACATACTTTTTCCTTCTCAGTGACTAAATTAGAATAAAATTCTATTTGAATTGAGCTTCAAtgagaaaaaacaataaaacataaTGTGTAAACTCACATGAGCAAAACCTAAGAGCAACGGTAATCGTTAATAACATTGAAAATATACTACAAATTACAGCAAAAGATAAGAATCTATGGAAGGAAGGACACAGACCTGGCCAGCTTTGATAAACGAAGGCCCCAAATCGCACAAGAGGTTTCTCAGCTGTCGAGCTCGATAAGGAACGACCTCTTCATCCCTCCCGACTAAACAATCATACATCAAGGTGGACCAGTACAATCCCAAGCTCCACACTATTTCCACGCCCCGTAGAAGCAGTGATAACACGGCCCCTCTCGATTCCAAGACTTTTGTTCTTACctaaaaccataaaaaaaaaaaaacaataaattttaacgGACTTCAACAGAATCTCAACTTCGGTTTAGAGTTTGATCTCATACAGTCTCAGGAGTGTACTTCCGGAACGGTACGCAGACGCCGCGTTCTATGTCAAGCTGCTCCATTGCACTGTTTGACTTGCTCTGTATGATGAGGTCCTTGTTTTCCAATTGAGTCGCAGCCTTCGAGATCGTCGTTGACGCGGCAGCCAAGCTCGAAATCCGCATGGGATAGATTCTCCGGAGACTCTCAGACGAAGCATATCTGAAGAGAGGAGGAGCATTGAGGCAGTTCGGATGAGTCAAGATCATGGAGATAGTTTTTGTGtgagaattttgatttttgaaaatcaGTTGGAAATGAGTAGAAGGTCCAGGCGAAACGATGTAATTTATGCGGTTAGGGAATCTTTGCGTTTCCTGCTACGATGTCGTTTTAGCAGTTCCCCTATCGTTATGGATAATCGCATTTTCCCTGTTTATTTCAGTTTTTTTAGTGGCGCATGAGGAATCGGTTCGGTGTATTATTGAATTAACTTAATTGGGTTAAATCTCCTATTTAATTTACTATTGAGGCCCTCAAAGGGAAGGCGGGAACATCAAAGCAAAATGGCGGGCTATTTTCGCTCTAAAAGTCAATTACAAATGACAAGTAAAACTCGAACAGTTCTATATTACAAATTTTCATCTTCTAGGGTTTGAGGAAAATGTTTTCGAGCAGTCAGTTCGACGCCAACTCAGCGTTCTCCGGCGGTGGATTTATGTCATCTCAACTTCCCGATTCCACCCCTTCGCCTATAAAAGTAAGCCCATCTTTCTCGTATTCTTGTCCTTCTGTTTGGCTGGCTGAAAAAAAAGGGTAGAAAATTAGAGAAATAGGGCACACAATCACGAAGGCACTACTTCCGgtggttttattttgtttttgattttcgTATGATCTTCTTCTGTGGGTTTCTGAAATTGAGATCTAGGGTTTAGGGCTTTTATTTGAGTCGAGGGCGGTAGGGGAAATATTTGAATCGTACTTTTTTGGCTGTAGAGTCGCGATTCGGGGGGTGTGGTTCCTGTGACGGTGAAGCAGATAAATGAAGCTTCCCCTGCTAGCAACGAGAAATCGAGTTTTGTGATCAACGGTGTGGATGTTACTAATGTAAGGATTTTCGATCTCTCCCACTGCATGCTTTCATTTGACTTGAAATGTTTCATTAAATTGTTCTATTTCGGAACGTGATCTGTTGCCTAGCAGAATACAAAAGTTTGTCTGAACCATTGTTGTACAAAGGAAGGGGCTGAAAGCCTGTGCAGAAGTAATTCGAATATTGATTTCAAGCACATGCACATACGTTATTGGTGGAATACTACTTTATATTGTTCATTTCATGTAGTTACTGCTCCAGGAACTTTTTGTTTCATTGGTTTATTTGCACTCTTCTTTCTGAGAaggattttttatttattgttacATTAGGTTACATTGGTTGGGATGGTGTTTGATAAAGCAGAGAAAGTCACAGATGTTGATTTCATTTTGGATGATGGAACAGGCCGCATCAAATGTAGAAGATGGTAATTATAGTCTTCGTTGTATATACATGTATGCGATATTGTGATCTACATAGGACATTATGCTTTGCATACTAGAGTTCAGCTTTTGTCAGTGCTAATTCCCATAAAGAAACTCTTAATGGGCTTTGCCTTTTTTGTTAGGGTGAATGAGTTTTTCGATAAGAAGGAAATGGGGGCAATACAGTGAGTTTCAAATGATTTATCCCCAGCGGCTCTGTGTCGATCAATACTTGATACATTATAATACTAATTCGATTATTTTCGGACTTTGGTGAATTCAACTTTCAACAGGGATGGAATGTACGTGCGTCTAAATGGGCACTTAAAAAGCCATCAGGGTGCAACAGAATTAGCCCTTTTCTCTGCAAGGCAAGTGCATAGCATGTTTATATGTGATATgttctatatttttttcttggCTTGTTGCATAATTGATTTTACTCATACATGCTTTCACACTATTGTATATTGAATGTTTTAAGTGGAACATTGGTCAATCCCTTACTTTTATGATAAACACGTATAAAAAGTAACCTCACAATCGCAAGAATGACATCCACCAAGTGTGAGAAAACTAGGTTGACCTTTGGTATCTAATATATAATGCCTATAATAGTTGCCTCAGCGATTTGGGAGTCTGGGAAACTAATAGTTGGAATAAGGACACAATTGTTTTGACATGCTCAAAACATTGAGTGGGGCAATAAAGTGTAGTATTTCAGTAGAATCGTTAACAGTATTTCAATGAGTGGAAAAACAGTAAGGCATGGACAATGGCGTGAAACTATTGCATGTTTTCTTTAGACATGTAGATGCACATATTTTGagtaaacaaaagcaaaacttaGGTAGTTTGTGTTCAGTTGGAGGTGTCCTTTACCTTTACTTAAGTGTAATACTCAAGCACACTGTATGTCGCTGAAGGCCTCTCACCACATATCTTAGCAATATGAGCTTTTAGTTTTGTCTCAGGCCTTTTTGAAGGGTGTTATGTGAACTCTGAAGCTATGATTAAGTGCCTCAATTTGTGTCGGAGAATGTTTTGTTGACTGACGAATAACTGGTGTAATAGACTCTACTTAAAATTCTCTTGCAAAAGCTCCTATTTATTAGagtatatttgtatttgttGGCAATGGTTTGTCAATCATGACATGTATTCATGTACATGTGTAGATATGCTTTCTGTAGAACATGTTTGACACCCAATATTGACGTAATAAAAACCTGCTTCCTTTCTCAGGCTTGTGACGAATTTTGATGAGATTGCTTTCCACTTCATTGACTGCATACATTTCCATTTGCAGAATTCCAAATTGCAGGTAGTGCTAGTTAGATAATTTACAAGTTTTGCTTGAAGTGATAGTATTCATTTGCTGAGGCTTTTATTGTTGACTTGCAAGACTGCAAGTATTCTGCTTCCTTATTTTTGATCATGTATATAAACTTGAAGCAGCTAGGTGGTGGTGCAAGTCAATCTCAAAAGGTAGATCCATCTCTAAACACTCCTGTGCATAATGGATCAAATGGATATCAGACATCCCCATCAAATCAAGTATGAAGTCTAGTTAGGGAACTTTTGTATATCTATAGTGTTTGATGTTGTGTATGCTACCCTAATGGCATAATTTTGTTTGATATAGTTTTCCATGCAATTCAGTGTTGATGGACTCAAGGACCGTGATCAATTGGTCCTTGAGTATCTGCAGCAATCGTCTAGCTCGTAAGTTGTGcacttgtgtttgtttttttttttgaagtcgCCAAAGCTATCTTTTCTGAACCGTGGGAaccattcttttctttttctttgcagTGGACAAGAGAAGGGGACACATAGGGATGAAATTTCTCGACACCTGAAACTTCCTACAGAAAAGATCATGTAATCACTGTGCTCCACCTCACTTCATGGATGATGCCGGAACACTCAATTCATTCGTTTTCCtaacattttttctttctttaaaaaaaaaaaaaaaaccttgttgTGCAGGGAATCTATTAGATCTCTTGAAGATGAAGGGCTAATATACTCCACAGTCGATGAATTTCACTTCAAAGCAGCCTGATGAGGTTGTCACGAGACTCTCTCAACTCTTGATAGGCTGTAGTTGGATCTGATCTTGTTAAGTGGTCATCTAGAAAATTATGTTTCATCTCTCTTTTTATCCTCAACTGGACTGTAAATATAATGCTTGGATGCTTCAAACTGTGGACGGAATGAAACCgtgttgattttttaaatcaaatcaaatatcaaagaCGGCTgcagtgtgttttttttcttttttttttgagttgcaAGATGGCTGTAGTTTATGCGCttaattttgggattttttttttccttttgtagtTGAATTCTGTCGTAACGTTGGTCGATTTAAGCCCAAATTCTCCTCGAAGACCGATAGGTAAGCCATGTGCTTACGTTTGTTTTACTATCTGTTTTCCGCTCTTTCTAATCTCTTTTGTTGGGCGTAATTAGAAATTGTGGTCACGTGACTGAAACGTTTGACGATATTTTTGATGTGAATAATGTTGTAATTTTCAAGAAACCATAGGAAGGATTTGAATTTCTAGTGCACAAAATGGGTTAATGGGAAGGGGTAATCACGTGTCTGACCACACTCCGCCTGAAGAAAACAAGAGGGCATAGTGTAGTGGGCACGTGAAGGCCCCTTGGTCTTTCTcttttatttgaaaaatcatCCATTCAACGCTCGTATAAATTGGATACCTGATTCTCTCGACGTGCAATTTTAATtggatattattattattttttttaaaataaaaagttGCAAAAGAATGGCTCTGTAGTAGTATTGTGGTACAGTACTCCACGTTGGTGCCAACTAGCCTTACTCATATTGATCAATATGCCCAAAATGGAGCAGGCTTCTATATAATAGGGCTGATTCAGGTACATTTTGAATTAAGATTGATGAATAGAATAGAGATAGTATTATTAGCAAACGAATTCAATTTCTTTATTCTTGTGAGGGGCAGGAAGAGGAAGCCATATACAAACAAACATACATAATTACGTACAATTATGAGTGAATGAAAATCCTCTAGGGAGAAAACCATAACACGATGAGATGCAAACAACCTTAGCTAGAAAATAGAGAGGGAGTGGGGTTTGGCACAAGCCCTATCTGCCAAACCACCTAAGAATATGTACAATATCATACATGTATGTATGGAGTATGGAAATTGGAGATGAGGTTAATTAGCTAGACATCCCTAACATTGAAGACATTAGGGTTCTTAACTACAATATCATACATGTAAACAGAGTTGAACTTGGAGAAATCTCTAGGGAGAGATATGAGATCAATAGAGGAGTACTTGTGGAACTGGTAGAGCTCAGGGTCTCCTCCATAATACCTCTCCCATCCAAGCCCAGTTAAGAGGCTCTCAAGATACGAGTACGAAGATACTACTTCCCCTGTTGCCAAGTGCACCAAAACTTTCTTCCTTGAAGAACAAGTGCTGCTTCCTCCTCCTTGTTTTTCCATTAAATGGATAACACCATTGTTCTTGAAGACCCAAACACCAGACATTCTGCTTGTGAGGTTtgttttagcttgctagttaGTGAAGATGATTTGTTTGGAAGTTAATTGGTGAGTGAAGAGTAAAGAGGGGGGGGAGAGGGggtttatatatacatgcataaaGCTACATAGGGTCGTTTTGGGGTTTGGCATATTAATGTAAGATATTGTGGGTCCATGTGATTTGATGTATTAGGGCAGGTAATAAATGTATTGGGGAATCTCCGTTTGGTGTATATGTAGGTAGGTGTAAAGAGCTTTTTGGTTTGGCTTTCCTTTGTTGAATGAAATGGGATGGGAGAATCTTGGGTGATGAAAAAATGTAGGAAAAGATATATGGTTGAAAACCACGAGGTCTCCATGTGAAGGGGGGCAAAGATATTTGACTGGGAATGCATTTTTGATTTTGGgggttttactttctttttgtccttttgtaAGTTGGATTTAGTTGTAGTAACGCAGAAATGGAACGAACTGCATcaatattttcaataaataacaAATACATAAAAACTCTTAGCATCATAAAATTTActaaaaatactaataataaaattaaagttcAAACTTGtaataataagaaaaagaagTAAATTTAAACTAGCAAAGTTGTCCTGTGCCTACATGAGGTAGCTAGTTATATGTTGTATGTTGTTGTCAATTAgagtacatacatacatacatatatatatatttatgtgtgtgtgagaATATATATTGAGGGTAGGCATTAAAATCTCGTGGAACCACCCACCcgctcccctcccctcccccatGGGAAGCTCACGTGGGGTTAATGGTCCTAAGTGGACAGGGTCTGGTGCAATCTATGATATAttacatattaattaattaagcttGTGTTTATTTGGTggatgtgtgttttttttttctttgtcaaatGTATATATAGGAGGAGTAATTGGTTTGTTCATTTTCTTtaatatataattgtatatgTCTCTTCAATAAATAACTAATAATAATACGTTGTGTAGACCTTAATTGGAGGCAAATTATGTAAGTCAACATATAAACAATGGTTGGAAGTCAGTCCATTCCAGAGATGGCAAAGTTGGTTTTTGTGCCTTGTGTTCCTCTTTAACCACGTAACTCCAAATAATCTGGTCAATCCTTGAGATATAAATCCAATaaacctttcttttcttttttgttttattcaaATATATTCTTTACCAACAACTGtcactatttttctttttgtttatttggATAAACATCTCAGCTTTCTGATTCCTTTTCCACCTCTTTTCTGAGTCTTCAAATAAACGGATAGACATACCAATATCccaaagatatatacaaatttctgctttcaatattattattattattattatgcctCCCTCTCCTCTCCCTTTGCTACTACGTGTGTCCAGCACTATCTCATAACCACGCTCTTGCTACCAAATAGATTGTAAACGACAGCTCTCGTTttcactaaaaaataaaaaacatgaaGATCTAAATAAACATGACTCttgaagtatatatatatatcaatttaaTAGGTGTTGTGTCATTGTTTGTCTCAGCTCCATGATACTCATCTTTTGCATATGCTCGAACTGATTCGTCAACCTGCCTACAATGATGCAATTGAGAACCCCTTAAATCCTAAACTAATTCAACTTTAGTCAATCAATAAGCTGATCACCCCTTCAACTGATGCAAACCCAcatattcaaaaacaaaataaatcccTTAAAATTCACCATTGTGATAGGGCGGGGATGGTGTGTTCCGCAACGGTGTAGGACATGCTCGCAAGTCTCCCTTCCTGATCTCAAGTCTCTTGTTGAACGTTTGGAGTGAGGTGTGATAATCCTAAATAGATGATTAAAGCTAAATTGACCAAAGATGGGTTGTCTGTTAAAAAATAATGGAGTGCAAATAAATCTCACCAAGACTAAAAGTTAGAATCGGAAGATTTTGCCAACCCAGAGCCCAACTATTGGCTGGGCTTATGGACTTGAGCAGACTCTGAACTGCAAGTCCGTAACCCAATATCAGATTAATTCAATTAGCTTATTAAGAAGCAGATAAAATACTCTAAATTTGAAGGCACTCCAGATTTAGACCAGAAAACAAAAACcgttgaagaaaaagaaaatgactaTTCATTCAAAGCACCTCAGGAATTCACTCCTAACCATGAAAAACAAGGCTATCATCTTCCATTATATAAACTCCAAAAAACTACTAGTTTTTGAAAAATCAGGCCAGGCCTTCAAAACATTTTCAGCCTTCttgaattaatcaaataaaaaagaagaagaagatggatccCAGAGTCCTCTGCTTTGCTCTGGTACTCATCTTCTCCTCTACAACCTCCGTCAACGCCTTCAACATAACCAGGATCCTCGAACAATACCCAGAATTCAGCACCTTCAATGCACTCCTCAACACCACCAAGCTTGCTGCGGAGATCAACCACCGCCAGACCATCACCGTCCTCGCTGTGGACAATGGTGCTGCAGGCGGTATCTCCGGCAAGCCCTCTGACCTCGTCAAGAGTATCCTGAGTGCACATGTCATTCTTGATTActatgatgtccaaaagctgaagaAGCTCTCAAAGCAGAGCTCCATCCTCACCACACTCTTTCAAACCACCGGCAATGCCACCCACCAGCAAGGTTTCGTCAATGTCACAAAGATGTCTAATGGTGACATTTTGTTCGGATCAGCAACCAAGGGTGCGGAACTCAATTCCAAGCTCATGCAGGTTGTGACCACACGGCCTTACAACATCTCTGTGCTCCAAGTTAGCTCTATCATTGAGGCTCCTGGCCTTGACCTTGCTCCTCCTTCTCCACCAAAAGCAAAGGCCCCTACATCGGCTCCTCCTCCCAAATCTTCCTCTCCCGCAGAGGCTCCTGCACCGTCCGATGATGAGGGCGTTGAGGCAGATGCCCCCATTGAGGCACCCACCCCTGCTGATGCAGATGCTCCTGTTGCTGATGCACCCGCAAGCTCTCCACCTGTAGCTGAAGATGTTGCAGATCAAGCAGATGCACCAGAACCAAACCAATCTGGTGCCTCTCAGGTGGGTTATAGCTCTGGTGTTGCAGCGGTGATGGGTTTGGTCGCATGGATCTGGTAGATTAATGAACAAGCAAGGAGGGGGGCATGTGGAAGATCAGCTGCTGAAACGCATGCATGAGCCAAGGCcacgtttatatatatatattttttcctaatctttctacaaaatgaacaataaaCCACAATTCCTACTCATACTGTGAATGTATCCTCTTCTTGCTTCTTATTTTTGGGTTAATAGTGGAGAGTTTGTTAATCCATATTTGATTCACAAGAACCAGAGTGAAATAAGCACACAAACTTAATAAATCTGATCAATATCACACTTTAAGCTAAATGTATCTGTTTAATTTATCAATTTTAACAGAAAATTCAACTCTAATTCTACAAAAAGACAACAGCTTTGATAACTTAcgttactatttcaaaatactgatatatctaataaattaagtGACTTGTATTACCAAAAAGAgaagtttttttaattatgtaaGATCAAACCTTAATCTACCACAACAGGCTTCGTCCGGGGTGATCGTTTCTTGTCCTGGGCCTCCTGGCTTATGTGCAGGGTCCTATCATCAGAGGGAAAAAAAGATAGCAAAATAATTGCCAAAGTCGAAAGGAAGAGCTGTATAGAATATCTCCAACTTGCTAGCAATCCAATTCTACTTGTTTGTTTCAATCACTAAATAGAAACTGATTTTAGTATAGTATAGCACAACCACCTCAACCCACTTGTATGAATTGGATCTTTCTATAAGCATATCAGCAACATCACCGCAACCAACAAACAAAAGGAATCAGTAGTTTCAAGGTTTCCTCCCCATCATGCCtatccaaaagaaaaaaggagtaaaaaattcaaaagaacaGTCGATTCATTTTGTAGCACAGAAACTACTAATGGAAACAAAAATTCTCTGTAGTATACACTGAATGCTTGAATAATCATGAAGGCTTTTATGACAAAAAACCGAAACACAAAATTGTAAATCAGTCAACCCAAGAGGAAGCAGCAACAAGAAGCAAGCCGGCAACCTCCAAGTCAAGCGGATCCTAAATGTTTAGTCACTAATCTTCATTCTGGAACTTCCATCAAAATGTGACGCCAGAGAATCTACATCATCATGGCCACTTTACATTCTACAATTATGTAACATAACTAGCTGTGCGGGCTAGGGGTGAGCGGCAGCTTTCCCATCAGTCGAAGAATATAAATGACAGACAAGTCCTAAATTGATGTATAATTGGAGAAGAGGAACAACAATCTATCCAGAGTTTCAGGATCAAACTTCCGGGCAAACAAATAGCAAGGCCGCTTCATTCCATTCCATAAGCAAGGTTTGACAGTCACTGTCTTCTGCAGTGGTAAATGGAACCGTTACGACAATTTTTAGTCTTTATGATGAAGGATTTTAgaaattaaagggaaaaaagTAAACCAAATCTCTAATTTCCACCATAGTTCTGTGTGTGTTCAAGCAAAATCAGAAGTACATAATTTGTACCTTGGAATCACTTGTAACATGTATATTTTCATCGATGGACTGCAATGGGAACAAAGTGTTGCTGAGTCCATAACACATACATAGAAAAATTCatcaaatgaaaacaaacaagattAAGATATCTGAGGCATACTGCAATGTTCTTAAGAAGTTCGTAAGTAACATCTTGAGCCCTATATGC encodes the following:
- the LOC119992633 gene encoding replication protein A 32 kDa subunit A isoform X1, which codes for MFSSSQFDANSAFSGGGFMSSQLPDSTPSPIKSRDSGGVVPVTVKQINEASPASNEKSSFVINGVDVTNVTLVGMVFDKAEKVTDVDFILDDGTGRIKCRRWVNEFFDKKEMGAIQDGMYVRLNGHLKSHQGATELALFSARLVTNFDEIAFHFIDCIHFHLQNSKLQQLGGGASQSQKVDPSLNTPVHNGSNGYQTSPSNQFSMQFSVDGLKDRDQLVLEYLQQSSSSGQEKGTHRDEISRHLKLPTEKIMESIRSLEDEGLIYSTVDEFHFKAA
- the LOC119993656 gene encoding fasciclin-like arabinogalactan protein 3, with the translated sequence MDPRVLCFALVLIFSSTTSVNAFNITRILEQYPEFSTFNALLNTTKLAAEINHRQTITVLAVDNGAAGGISGKPSDLVKSILSAHVILDYYDVQKLKKLSKQSSILTTLFQTTGNATHQQGFVNVTKMSNGDILFGSATKGAELNSKLMQVVTTRPYNISVLQVSSIIEAPGLDLAPPSPPKAKAPTSAPPPKSSSPAEAPAPSDDEGVEADAPIEAPTPADADAPVADAPASSPPVAEDVADQADAPEPNQSGASQVGYSSGVAAVMGLVAWIW
- the LOC119992634 gene encoding flowering-promoting factor 1-like, yielding MSGVWVFKNNGVIHLMEKQGGGSSTCSSRKKVLVHLATGEVVSSYSYLESLLTGLGWERYYGGDPELYQFHKYSSIDLISLPRDFSKFNSVYMYDIVVKNPNVFNVRDV
- the LOC119993019 gene encoding protein ACTIVITY OF BC1 COMPLEX KINASE 1, chloroplastic-like; the encoded protein is MILTHPNCLNAPPLFRYASSESLRRIYPMRISSLAAASTTISKAATQLENKDLIIQSKSNSAMEQLDIERGVCVPFRKYTPETVRTKVLESRGAVLSLLLRGVEIVWSLGLYWSTLMYDCLVGRDEEVVPYRARQLRNLLCDLGPSFIKAGQVLSTRPDIIREDYMNELCILQDDVPPFPNQVAFNIMEEELGQPLETVFSKISSKTIAAASLGQVYKATLRANGEDVAIKVQRPEIEPIIYRDLFLFRTLASFLNGISLQKLGCNAELIVDEFGEKLLEELDYTLEAGNIEDFLENFKDDPTVKIPRVYRKLSGSRVLVMEWIDGIRCTDPQAIKTAGIDVEGFLTVGVSAALQQLLEFGLFHGDPHPGNLFAMRDGRIAYVDFGNVAVLSQQNKQILIDAVVHAVNEDYAEMANDFTRLGFLAPGTDVSPIIPALEAIWQNSVGKGLADFNFRSVTGKFNQLVYNYPIRIPERFSLVIRSLLTQEGICFTLQPDFKFLEVAYPYVAKRLLTDPNPALRERLIQVLFKDDSFQWKRLENLIVLAKENVSKMSSNPALQVKDRQTSRKWQLKRKLDLTDTIKDGARLFCVDEGIRRQLLLALTEDSKLHIQELVDVYRLVEDQIDFPSVAREVVQDFPAVVRDIMLSWSNSVLSDK
- the LOC119992633 gene encoding replication protein A 32 kDa subunit A isoform X2 produces the protein MFSSSQFDANSAFSGGGFMSSQLPDSTPSPIKSRDSGGVVPVTVKQINEASPASNEKSSFVINGVDVTNVTLVGMVFDKAEKVTDVDFILDDGTGRIKCRRWVNEFFDKKEMGAIQDGMYVRLNGHLKSHQGATELALFSARLVTNFDEIAFHFIDCIHFHLQNSKLQLGGGASQSQKVDPSLNTPVHNGSNGYQTSPSNQFSMQFSVDGLKDRDQLVLEYLQQSSSSGQEKGTHRDEISRHLKLPTEKIMESIRSLEDEGLIYSTVDEFHFKAA